The DNA sequence ACATCGGCATCCTGGACGACCATCTCGATCTTCACCTTCGGGATGAGCTCGACCGGCATCGTCTTCCCCCTGAACCGGAGGGCGATACCCTTCTGGGCCCCCCGACCCATCACCTCGCTCACGGTCATCCCGTTTATGCCTTCCACCTCGAGTGCTGCTCGCACGACATCGAACATCTCGGGCCTGATGACTGCAGTAACCATCTTCATCCGCACCACCTCACACCCGCACGGACTCGCCGTGCTGGGCGATGTCCAGTCCGACATACTCTTCCTCCTCGGTGACGCGCAGGCCCATCACCGCATCGATGATCTTCGCGATGACGTAGGTCGCGCCGAACGAGTACGCCACGACCACGGCCACATCGGCGAGCTGGATGAGGAACTGACCCGGGTTCCCGTAGAGCAGACCATCCACGCCCCCTATTGCCGCGGCGGCGAAGACCCCGGTTGCGAGAGCGCCGAAGATGCCGCCCATACCGTGGATTGCCCATGCATCGAGGCTCTCATCCAGGCCCCTGTGGACCCGGAAGAGCAGGGCACCGTAGCAGACGAGGCCGGCAGCGGCGCCGATCGGAATGGCAGCCATGGGCGTGACGAATCCGGCTGCCGGAGTGATGGCGACGAGGCCCGCGATGGCACCGCTGATGATCCCGACCGAACCCGGCCTGCCGCGAATCCAGGCAGCGCAGAGCCAGGCGAGAGCCCCGGCAGCGGCCGCGATGTTCGTTGCGACAAACGCGTTTGCTGCAAGGCCGTCCGCGGTGAGAGCGCTACCGGCGTTGAATCCGAACCACCCGAACCAGAGGAGCGCCCCGCCGAGGAGGACCATCGGGATGTTGTTCGGTTCCATGCCGTGCGAACCGAACCCGAGACGCTTTCCGATGACGAGCGCAAGCGCAAGCGCCGAGAAGCCGGAACTGATGTGGACGACCGTGCCGCCGGCGAAGTCGAGCGCCCCAAACTGCGCGGCCCATCCGCCGCCCCACGCCCAGTGGGCAAGCGGGTCGTAGACGAGCGTCGTCCAGAGCAGGCCGAAGACGACGAACGAACTGATCTTTATCCGCTCCGCGACCCCGGATGTCACGATTGCAAGCGTGAGGCCCGCAAAGACCATCTGGAACGCCATAAAGAGCAGGTCCGGAATCCCGTCGCCTTCCATCCCGACGCCCTCCAGGAAGGCGTACTCCAGGCCCCCGATCAGCCCGTTGATATCGGTGCCGAAGGCCAGGCTGTAGCCGAAGACGACCCACTGGATGCTGACGAGGGCGAACGCGATGAACGCTAGCGCGAGCATGGAGATGAAGTTCTTCCGCCGCACGAGCCCGCCGTAGAAGAGCCCTACTCCCGGCGTCATCAGCATGACCATAGCCGTACAGATGAGGATAAACGCCGTAGCGCCGGTATCAATCATACCCCGGCCTCCGGTCAACCCGTAGGATGTTTTCGCAACCCATAGGAAGGAAGTTGCCTTCCTACATTTATAAATTTTTCTAAATGGTGCGTACACACGGGAAGAACTGATACATCCCGCGATCAAAGATCATCTGGGACGCCATGAGCACGGGGAGAAGAGAGACGGACGTCCGCCGGAACTGTGACCGCCTGCGGTCGGCAACGACCCGGGCGGAACTTGCGGAGATTCTCTACAGGGAGGTTTCGGACTACTCGCTCTTCGACCTCCAGGCGGTGCGGGGAAGGGTGGAGCAGGATCTCCGGTCCGTTCCCGCCGGATACCGGCGGCGCCTCTATCCCCGGATGATCGAAATGATCTTTGAGACGCATCATACCCTCATCGCCAGCATGCGCCGGGGCAATCCGGACATGTCGGATGAGCCGCTCGCGGAGGAGTTCCAGGAATTCGCTCGAATGGTCGAAAAGACGTGCCTTACACAGGATGAGGGTGAGCGGCACCTCGAACTCCTCTACTTCCTTCTCGCCGCCTTCAACATGTTCGTCCTCGGGCGCCCCGGCCACCCGACGGGCACGCCGTTTCCCGGCGGGCTCGAGGTCGAGGTCAGGGACGGGGAGTACCTCTGTCCCATCCGGGAGAAGGCCGACGACGTCGAGAATGCTCTCTGCCCCTACTGCCCGGCAAAACAGAGCGACGTCTGAGAGGTGAGTATAAGTATCACCGGGGCTTCCGAAGCGTAATAAAAGAGGTAATTCGTGTTATATCAGCCTATTCTTCTTCATAACGCTCGAAGAACGCGACCTCGTCGAGAATCTTCTTCTTCGTGATCTTGATCTCCTCGGGGTATCCCGCGGGCACGAGGGATACAAGTGCGTACTCCTCCGGGACGTTGAGGAGTTTCCGGACATCCTCGGCGTAGTCCTTCTTCTCTCCCGCAACCCAGCAGGACCCGACCCCCCATGCCTGGAGCGCGAGGAGGAGCTGCATCGTCGCTGCACAGCAGTCCTCGAGGTAGTACTTCGCATCCCTCTTCCCGAAGACGGCGAAGCAGATGGGTGCATCGGCGATGAACCGGGCATTCTCGGCCAGGTCCGCAATCGCCCGCAGCGTATCGCGGTTCCTGACGGTCCCAAATAGCCAGGGCTGCTCGTTTCTCGCAGTAGGGGCAAGGCGCGCGCAGTCGAGGGCGTCTTTGACGGTCTTATCCTCGACGGGACTGTCCTTGTACTTCCGCACGCTGTGCCTGCTCCGTATCACGGTGACACCGAGATTAACCGTTCCACCTATCGGACTCATGCAACGATGGTGGGCACTCCAGGCCTAAATACCTTGGGGAAACGGAGATGGGGATGTCCCCGGCGGAGGAGCGGGCCTAGAAGAGGCCCTGTATCATCTGCAGCATGTTCGAGAAGCCGTCGACGATGACCACGGCCGGATCGATCCCGAGGACCGGGAAGATGAACAGGAAGTAGAGGACGGTCCCGAGCGTGCTCCCGACGTTCGCGAGGGCTGCAACCAGCACCACCCGGAAGAGCGGGATCTTCCGCATCTCCGAGAAGGTCTCCGCCTCGATGATCTGCCGCAACTCGCCGGCAGCAGGCTTCCTTATCTTCGCCTCGACGATGGCCGCAAACCATCCCGCCGCAAGCAGCGGGTTGAGCGACGTCAGCCAGGAGACGGCAAACGCCGTGACTGCCGAGAGGGGATGCCCACCGGCTATCAGCGTGAACGCGGCGCTTAAGACACCGTTGATCACGATCCAGTAGAGGAGAGCGGTCAGCAGAACGTCGAACCCCACGCCGGAGAAGGCTATGGCGACGATCAGGAGGAGGAAGAGAGCGGTGACCGCCGTCCCGAGGATCTTTGCCCACGGCAGGCCTTTCACCCCGGCGGTCAGGGCCGGGAGCGGCGGCAGCGTCTCCGGTGCGTCAAGGTAGCGCTGCACCCCCTGGATGTGCCCGGCACCGACGACCGCCAGCACCCGCTCATAACGGCTCCCGAGCATCAGGATCTGGTGAGCAAGATACGCATCCCGCTCATCGATCAGGGCCTGGGCACCCCGGGGGGAGAACTTCCGAAACTCCTCCATCGCGGCACTCACCACGTCCTGGTTCGTGAACTCGTCCACGTCGATCTCCTGGCCCTCGACACTCACAAGAGAGTAGATCAGGGCCCCGATGAGTTTGATCTTCTCCCAGATCCCCATCATACCCCAGAACCGGGCCAGCGTGATCCGGATATCCCGGTCGATGAACGCCAGGGGCTTCTGGTGGGCCTGGGCCTCCTCGATGGCGACCAGCATCTCGTCACCGGGTTTCACGCCGGTCTCGGCGCCGATCCGCTGCTGGATGTAGGTGAGCACCCACTGGACAAGGAGCTGGCCGAAGTTCCCGCTCTTCAGGATCTCCGTGACCGAGGGCTCGGCCGCCTCCTCTGTGAGCGCTATGAACCGGCCCCGGTCGAGCTCGACACCGACGATGTCGGGCTGGAACTCCTCGATAGCGGACCGGACGTCCTCGACGCTCTTCTGCGAGACATGAGCCGTCCCGACGAGACGGATCTCAGTCATGGAGTACCTTCACGCCTTCGCTGTCGATCACGGCGCGCTTTCCCGGCGGCACCGTCGCTCTCCGGTATACGACGCGGATACCGGCCTCCTCTGCCGCCTCGGCGGCCTGCCGCCTGCAGAGGTCGGCCGCTGCATCGTGCGCGCCGCGAAGGGAGAGGGGCGTGCCGAGGCCGGGGCATTCCGAGACTCGCAGGTCATCGTCCATCAGCATAAACGGGTAGGTGCGGCAGATCCAGGGACGATGGGCATAGACGGAGCACCGCCCGTCCCGGAGAAAGATACAGGCATCGGCCGTGCGCCTGATGCACCAGGCAAGGGTGTACGCCCCGCCGTTCCCGGCATCGATGAAGTCGGGGTAGGGCTCGGCAACCTCGTCCCAGGCCATCCCGGTCGCCGCCATGATTGTCCGGACCTCGGCCGGGCTCACGATCACGAGGTTTGAGTCCTCCGCGACCCGCCGGCAGCAGGCACCGCACTCCCGGCAGCGGAACCCGAAGGACCCGACCCGGCTCGCAACTTCGTCTACTCCGAGCATATCCGGTCAAAATTCTCAAAGAGGAGCCGTCCGTTGACGGTATGGCTGACCTCCGGGTGCCACTGGATACCATAGAGGCGCTCACCGGGAGATGCCATCGCCTCCACGCCGCAGATGGCCGACTCTGCAAGCCGGATAAATCCTTCAGGAACCACCGAGACCTCATCCGCATGCGACGCCCATACCTGCATCCGATCCGGGTAGCCCCGGAGGAGAGGATTCTGTTCGAGGATCTCAACCTCGACCGCACCGAACCCGCCGCTCGCACCCTGGCGGACCGCACCGCCGCGGGCCGTCGCCATGATGTGCAGCCCAAGACAGATGCCGAGGACGGGAAGACCGAGGTCAAGGTATGCGGGAGCGACCCCGGCGCGGTCCAGGGTCGGGCCGCCGCCGAGGATGATGCCCCGGCAGCCCCGGGCGACCTCGGCCGGTGGCGTAACGTTCGAGATCATTGTGGCCTCCATATCCATATCACGGAGCGTCCGGAGGATCAGGTGGTTGAACTGTCCGTGATTGTTGACCACATAGAGTGGAAGCATTGCTTATAGGTGGATGTAAAAGGGTATAGTCCTTCCCTCAGGCATACTTGCTGACGAAATCGAAGACTTTCCGGGTGATCTCCCCGGGCTCGTGGCCCATGAGGTACGCGAGCGTCAGGGCCCCGCCGGCGCCCATCCCTTCTTTGACCTCGCCGATACAGTAGCGGGCGAGCCCGACGTGCCCGATGCCGGCGAAGTTCGGGTCGACGAAGTACGCGGCGGTGCCGACGTCGGCGACCGTCCGGACGAAT is a window from the Methanoculleus oceani genome containing:
- a CDS encoding P-II family nitrogen regulator, translated to MKMVTAVIRPEMFDVVRAALEVEGINGMTVSEVMGRGAQKGIALRFRGKTMPVELIPKVKIEMVVQDADVEKVIRTVRANGRTGKPGDGRIFVLPVESICRVRTDLDDPADP
- a CDS encoding ammonium transporter, whose product is MIDTGATAFILICTAMVMLMTPGVGLFYGGLVRRKNFISMLALAFIAFALVSIQWVVFGYSLAFGTDINGLIGGLEYAFLEGVGMEGDGIPDLLFMAFQMVFAGLTLAIVTSGVAERIKISSFVVFGLLWTTLVYDPLAHWAWGGGWAAQFGALDFAGGTVVHISSGFSALALALVIGKRLGFGSHGMEPNNIPMVLLGGALLWFGWFGFNAGSALTADGLAANAFVATNIAAAAGALAWLCAAWIRGRPGSVGIISGAIAGLVAITPAAGFVTPMAAIPIGAAAGLVCYGALLFRVHRGLDESLDAWAIHGMGGIFGALATGVFAAAAIGGVDGLLYGNPGQFLIQLADVAVVVAYSFGATYVIAKIIDAVMGLRVTEEEEYVGLDIAQHGESVRV
- a CDS encoding DUF2115 domain-containing protein, translated to MSTGRRETDVRRNCDRLRSATTRAELAEILYREVSDYSLFDLQAVRGRVEQDLRSVPAGYRRRLYPRMIEMIFETHHTLIASMRRGNPDMSDEPLAEEFQEFARMVEKTCLTQDEGERHLELLYFLLAAFNMFVLGRPGHPTGTPFPGGLEVEVRDGEYLCPIREKADDVENALCPYCPAKQSDV
- a CDS encoding nitroreductase family protein, producing MSPIGGTVNLGVTVIRSRHSVRKYKDSPVEDKTVKDALDCARLAPTARNEQPWLFGTVRNRDTLRAIADLAENARFIADAPICFAVFGKRDAKYYLEDCCAATMQLLLALQAWGVGSCWVAGEKKDYAEDVRKLLNVPEEYALVSLVPAGYPEEIKITKKKILDEVAFFERYEEE
- a CDS encoding TraB/GumN family protein — encoded protein: MTEIRLVGTAHVSQKSVEDVRSAIEEFQPDIVGVELDRGRFIALTEEAAEPSVTEILKSGNFGQLLVQWVLTYIQQRIGAETGVKPGDEMLVAIEEAQAHQKPLAFIDRDIRITLARFWGMMGIWEKIKLIGALIYSLVSVEGQEIDVDEFTNQDVVSAAMEEFRKFSPRGAQALIDERDAYLAHQILMLGSRYERVLAVVGAGHIQGVQRYLDAPETLPPLPALTAGVKGLPWAKILGTAVTALFLLLIVAIAFSGVGFDVLLTALLYWIVINGVLSAAFTLIAGGHPLSAVTAFAVSWLTSLNPLLAAGWFAAIVEAKIRKPAAGELRQIIEAETFSEMRKIPLFRVVLVAALANVGSTLGTVLYFLFIFPVLGIDPAVVIVDGFSNMLQMIQGLF
- a CDS encoding YkgJ family cysteine cluster protein translates to MLGVDEVASRVGSFGFRCRECGACCRRVAEDSNLVIVSPAEVRTIMAATGMAWDEVAEPYPDFIDAGNGGAYTLAWCIRRTADACIFLRDGRCSVYAHRPWICRTYPFMLMDDDLRVSECPGLGTPLSLRGAHDAAADLCRRQAAEAAEEAGIRVVYRRATVPPGKRAVIDSEGVKVLHD
- a CDS encoding GMP synthase subunit A, whose protein sequence is MLPLYVVNNHGQFNHLILRTLRDMDMEATMISNVTPPAEVARGCRGIILGGGPTLDRAGVAPAYLDLGLPVLGICLGLHIMATARGGAVRQGASGGFGAVEVEILEQNPLLRGYPDRMQVWASHADEVSVVPEGFIRLAESAICGVEAMASPGERLYGIQWHPEVSHTVNGRLLFENFDRICSE